CTGTTTTAAATCTTCCCGTTGTTGTAACCGGTCCATCAAAATTTTCTGCTGAGCCAGTTTCAGTCTTTCCGCCCTGATGGTTTGCGTCCGTTGAAATTCGCTAACCCGCACCGCATAGGTCTGTTGCATTTTTTCAAGTTCCTGGTTGGCGTTGTCCAGAGCGTTTTGAGATTCGGCATTCAGTTTCTTCCAGTCAACCTGCAACATAGCTTTTTGAATTTCCAGTTGGATCTGGTCTATGTTCACTTTCATGCCCTGGGCCTTTAAAGAGCTTTCCAGTTTTTTCCAGTCAACCTGCTGCAAGGCGACTATCGATTTTTTCAGGGCCACCTTAGCCTGAACATCGGCGTCGGTCATCACATATTTTTTGGGCAGGGAAGTATCTTCTACTGCCTGAAAATAAAAACTGGTTCCGGGCACGTAGGGGAATACCATCTGTGCCGGCGGCATGGGTGGTGGAGGGGGAACCGGGGTTCCATCATTCATAGTATAGTCGGCAGCTTCCACCTCGTTTACAAAACCGGCCATCTGTTCGGGCAGCGGATCCAGTTGTTTGCTGAGGGCGGCCAGTTTGGCGTCGGTGGTCAGCTCAATGATCTGTTCCAGTTTTTTATACGGGTCCTTCTGTCCGGGACAGCCGGTTTCTTTTTTGGGTTGTTCCGCCGGTTCGTCATTTTCCACTGCCACTGCTTCCTTCACCAGGTCATCGGCCGGCGGTGTGGCAAAAGTTTGAACGGCCTCTGTTGCCGGAACCGGTTCGCGAACCGCTACCAGTTTTTTTACGATCACGTTACCCGGGTTGTACCAGCCAATAAAAGCCATCAGCAAAGCAGACAGCACATAGGCGATCATTTTTTGGTTGAACGGGGTGCGTTCGGGTTCTGAACCCAAAATGCGTTTTACCCGGTTCAGCAAAAAATGTTTATCCTTTCCGGTAGCTGCCAGGGCCAGCTCATTGGTGGTGGCGCGGCTTTGTTCCAGTTTCAGCAAGGCGGTGGCATAGCTATGGGGTTCATAGCAAAACTGGAGTACCATGTCGTCGCAACAGTTTTCGCGTTCTTTGCGAATGATGCTGGTTAACTGGCGGGCAAACGGGTTGAAGAACAGGATCACATCTACACAGGAAATCAGCAGGTTCACCAGGTAGTCGTTGCGGCGAATATGGTTCAGTTCGTGCAGGATGATGGCTTCGGCCTGTTTCAAAGTGAGGTGGTTGACCGCGGCTACCGGTAATAAAATTACAGGTTTGATTATGCCAAGGGTCACCGGCGTATC
The Niastella koreensis GR20-10 genome window above contains:
- a CDS encoding M56 family metallopeptidase, with product MNLLYQSAFLKALGWALLNSLWQMALLWLVYVGLTMNGKKLLSRQRHALALLSLAGGSLWFLATLVINLYKAASGPQVITLYVAASDPAIANHTLPGIISHWFEPALPFLSLAYLAAAAFLFVRFYVQYRHTQRLFNTGLQKADVEWRLFLKDAAQHLGIKKKVQIWLSSLVDTPVTLGIIKPVILLPVAAVNHLTLKQAEAIILHELNHIRRNDYLVNLLISCVDVILFFNPFARQLTSIIRKERENCCDDMVLQFCYEPHSYATALLKLEQSRATTNELALAATGKDKHFLLNRVKRILGSEPERTPFNQKMIAYVLSALLMAFIGWYNPGNVIVKKLVAVREPVPATEAVQTFATPPADDLVKEAVAVENDEPAEQPKKETGCPGQKDPYKKLEQIIELTTDAKLAALSKQLDPLPEQMAGFVNEVEAADYTMNDGTPVPPPPPMPPAQMVFPYVPGTSFYFQAVEDTSLPKKYVMTDADVQAKVALKKSIVALQQVDWKKLESSLKAQGMKVNIDQIQLEIQKAMLQVDWKKLNAESQNALDNANQELEKMQQTYAVRVSEFQRTQTIRAERLKLAQQKILMDRLQQREDLKQMEEDRKKESGKRPKGKRIVHI